From the genome of Ziziphus jujuba cultivar Dongzao chromosome 4, ASM3175591v1:
TGAAGAACCATAGGACTGAATTACCTGGGATGCCTGTGCCCATAAGAAATCGCGGAGCCACCCATTAATCGTAATGGAACTTTTCGCAAAGTTGCCTCCCGTGATATGAGTTACCACTCCTTGATCACTTATACTACCCCAAACATTTGACTGCATTTTCCAACTGAAATGGAATATTACTACAGAAATTGAATTATACATCCAGAATAGCCCTAAGAAGACATGATCCCAAGCGGATACTTGACATGTCCCCCCCCTTCCAGGCCCATCACAAGGGAAATGAAAACCAAGATTTGCTTTATCTGGTATCAAACGTGAACTACGAGCAAATAGAACACCTTTCAGAAGTATCAATACCGTCACATGAATCGTAAATGCATGAATGTGATGTACCAAAAAACCGGAGGTTCCTAATGGAATAGGTAACAAAGCAACCTTGCCGCCCACGGCCACTAAATCACCACCCCCCCAAGTTAAACCGGTACTTGTTGTTGAACCAGGGGCCGTTGCGCCAGGTGCTAAAGCATGGGTGTTTTGTATCCATTGAGCAAAGACGGGTTGTAATTGTATAGCAGTATCTGAAAACATATCTTGGGGACACCCTAAAGCGCTCATAGTATCATTATGAATATACAAACCAAAACTGTGAAAGCCTAAAAATATACATACCCAGTTGAGATGTGATATGATTGCATCGCGATGTCTAAGGACACGATCTAATAGATCATTGTATCGAGTAGTTGGATCATAGTCTCTTACCATAAAAATGGCTACATGCGCAGTAGCACCAACTATGAGAAATCCACCAATCCACATGTGATGTGTGAACAATGAAAGTTGTGTACCATAGTCAGTAGCTAGATATGGATAAGGGGGCATCGAATACATATGGTGAGCTATAACAATGGTTAAAGAGCCCAACACAGATAGGTTAATAGATAATTGAGCATGCCATGACGTTGTTAGGATCTCATATAGACCTTTATGACCCTGGCCGGTAAATGGGCCTTTATGAGCctctaaaatatcttttatgccATGACCAATGCCCcataaaatatcttttatgcAATAGCTAAATGATGGTGTGCTATATCGGTCAGCCATAGACCTCCGGTTACTGGATCTAATCCTCTACGAAAGGTAAGAAAGTTCGCATATTTTGACCAATTCAAGGTGAAAAAAGGGGTTGCTCCCTCAGCAAAACTGGGATAAAGTTGAGCCAAAAGATCCCGATTCAAGATAAATTCATGAGGAAGTGGAATCTCTTTAGGATCTACTCCAGCATTTAGAAATTGATTAATCGGTAAAGATACATGTACTTGATGCCCTGTCCAAGAAAGAGACCCAAGTCCTAGTAGCCCTGCTAAATGATGATTCAACATAGATTCTACATCTTGGAACCAAGCCAATTTTGGAGCAGCTTTGTGATAATGGAACCAACCAGCAAAAAGCATTAAGCCCGCAAAAACCAATGCACCAATTGCAGTACAATAGAGTTGTAATTCACTAGTTATTCCAGATGCTCGCCAAAGCTGAAAAAAACCGGAGGTTATTTGTATTCCTTGGAAACCACCGCCTACATCACCATTCAATATTTCTTGACCCACTATTGGCCAAACCACCTGGGCACTAAGCCCAATGTGAGTAGGATCACTTAGCCATGCTTCATAATTGGAAAAACGAGCACCGTGGAAATACATACCACTCAGCCAAAGAAAAATGATGGAGAGTTGGCCGAAATGGGCACTAAATACTTTTCGAGAGATCTCCTCCAAATCATTGGTATGGCTATCGAAATCGTGAGCATCAGCGTGTAGGTTCCAGATCCAAGTGGTAGTATCCGAAACCATCACAAGGGTTTATGTACAAAGAACAGGCAAACCTTTATGGGTTGTTTCCGAAGACATGGAAAGAGATATTTTTATGCCTGTATAAACTTTTGAGTCTCAAAAAATTCCTTCTTGTTCATTAGTTCAAAAAGATAATTACTTGAAAGCAGCTCTCATTAATGTCAACTCTGATAGCACCTGGATCATCGATTCAAGTGCAGCCAATCATATGATAAGGTTGTCAAACTTTTTTTCTTCGTATGGTCCTTGTGTAGataatcaaaatattaagaTTGCAGATGGCTCTCTTTTAGCTATTATAGGAAACGTTTCTATTGTAGTGTCTCCATCACTCACTCTTCATGATGTTCTTCACATTCCCAGACTTTCTTGTAATCTTTTGTTTGTCACTAAGCTAGTCCGTGAGCaaaattgtcaaattaatttttttcccagcTCATTGTGTGTTCCAAGATTTGACTTTAGGGAGGATGATTGATAGTGTGAAACAGAGTTGAGGACTTTACTTCTTTGATGATGGATGTAAATCAAGGCGACAATCTAAACAAATAAGTTCCTACTTTGAATTTATTTCTgttttactaataataatattatgttatggcATTTAAGATCAGGCCACCCaagtttcaaatatttaaaacatgtgTTTTCTAAGCTGTTTGGCAATAAAGACCCATCTTTGTCTCATTgtgaaatttgtgaattttcaaAACACCATCGTACATATTTGCCTTCACAACCATATAAACCATCAAAACCTTTACTATTATTCACAGTGATGTTTGAGGTCCTAATAAGATAAATACACCTTCTAACAAGAGATGATTCATTACATTTATGGATAATCATACTCAACTTTGCTGGGTgtatttattgaaagaaaaatcagaGGCTAAAcgagtttttaaaaaaattttacaatatggTGCAGACTCAATTTCAGACTAACATATAAGTTTCAGAAGTGATAATGGGAAAGAGTATTTTAAcatgattttggaaaaaaatttcttgacGAAGGAATAATTCGTCACAATTCTTGCATCGATACAccccaacaaaatggtgttgctgaaagaaaaaataaacatctaTTAGAGGTAGCTCATGCATTACTTTTTGCAACTAAGAGGTTGTTTTAACTGCTGCATACCTAATAAACAGAATGCCCtccaaaattttacaatttcaaaCTCCTTTCCAATTTTTCAAGAATTGTTTTCCAACTGCTAGACTTTCTGCTGATCTACCtctaaaaatatttggttgtaCAGCTTTTATTCATGAACATAGAAAAACTGGAAAACTTGAGCCTAGAGTTATAAAATGTGTCTTTGTTGTTTACTCCTTAACTTAGAAAGGCTTAAATGTTTTGACTCgatgtcaaaattttttttttgtcacaatGGATGtcacattttttgaaaaataaccattttttaaGAATATTCATCTTCAGAGGGAGAATTTTAAAGAAGATTCATTTATTAACTCTGGCGATGTCTTTCTCTCAGATGAAGTGTTTCTCTCATAAGATTCTGAACCTATAGCAAATGGCCAACATTCATTCTTTGAAACTCCTCTTACTATGAGTGATGTTTCTCTTGAGTCTAGGCCTacatttgaaaatcaatttaaaaatcaaaattttgaaaaacaacctTTGGAAAGAGAAAATAAGGGACAACCTACTGCAATGCCATAACATGAAAACTTTGCTAAACCAACAAGTAATAGATTCAAGAAAGGTgaccaaaattggaaatggattgTTTACTTTAAGAAGAAtcataagaaaagaaaagacgAATTGACTCTCTAGCACAGCCATGATTCTAAACCGAGGACAAATCAATAATCTGAGTCTGTTACGAGTAACTCCCTTTCTCTTCCTAACAATCAGTCTGAGTTTTCCAATTTTGACATTCCTATAGCTCTTTGTGAAGGGGTTAGATCCTGTACTAGTCATCCGCTGTTTAAATTTATGTCATACTCGAAATTGTCTTCATCTCTTGTTGCTTTTACCTTTCAATTATCTAGTGTAGAAATTCCTAACAGTGTACAAGAGGCTCTAAAAGTTCCAAAGTGGAATGAAGCAGTACTTGAAGAGATGAGAGCTCTTGAGAAGAATAATACTTGGAGTGTTGAGGCATTACCAGTTGGGAAGACTACTGTGGGCTGTAAATGGGTCTTCATTGTGAAGTACAACTCTGATGGTTTTGTTGGAAAGATCAAGGCTAGTTGGTGGCTAATGAATTCACCCAGACATATGGCATTGATTACTCCAAGACTTTTGGTTCTGGTGCAAAATTGAACATGGTGAGAGTACTTCTATCTATTGCTGCTAATTTGGATTGGTCTTTGTggcaactagatgtgaagaaTGCCTTTCTCAATGGTGACCTGGAGGAAGAGGTTACATGGATAGTCCATCGGGCTTTGAGGAGAAAATTGGCTTAAGAGTGTGCAAGCTAAAGAAGTCCTTGTATAGTCTCAAACAGTCTCCAAAGGCTTGATTTGAGAAGTTCACACAATCTGTCAGAAAACAAGGAGATTCTTAAAGACAAGCTGGTCATACCTTATTTTTCAAGTTCTCTTCTGAACGAAAGGTTGCTGTgctaatattttatgttgatgatattattcTCACAAGTGATGATGTAATTGAGATGGAGAGACTTAAGAAGAGCCTTGCATTAGAATTCAAGATCAAGGATTTGGGAGGGCTAAGATATTCTTTCGCATGGAAGTTGCTCGTTCAAGGAAAGGAATTGTTGGCTCTCAATGAAAGTATATCCTTGATCATTTGAAGGAAGCTGGGATGAGTGGTTGCAGACCGGTTAAGACTCCCATGGATCCCAATGTGAAGCTTTCGGAAGAGGGAAGTGATCCTATTAAGACTGGTAGATACCAGAGATTGGTTGGGAAACTAATCTATTTATCCCATACTCGATCGAATATTGCTTTCAAAGATTGGTTGGGAAACTAATCTATTTATCTCATACTCGATCGAATATTGCTTTCTCAATTAATGTTGTTAGTCAATTCATGCATGCACCTTATGAAGAACACCTTGTGGCAGTCTACTGAATTTTGAGATATTTGAAGTCTACTCCTGGAAAAggtttgtttttcaaaaagacTAATTAAAGGGATGTTGAGGTATTTACTTATGCAGGTTGGGTAGGTTCGGTAATTGACAGGAAATCTACTTCAAGGTATTGCATCTTTGTGTGGAAAAACTTGGTTACTTGGTGAAACAAGAAGCGAAGTGTTGTTGCCAAAGGTAGCGCAGAGGCTGAGTTTAGAGCAATGGCTCAAGGGATCTGTGAGGTATTGTGGATATACAGAATCCTCGAAGAACTCAAGAAGACTGTGGAGCTTCCTCTGAAGCTGTATTGCGACAACAAGGCTGCAATAAGTATTGCTCACAATCTTGTCCAGTATGATAGGATGAATCacattgagattgattaacACTTCATTAAGAAAAACTTGAAGCTGGGACTATTTACTCGCCATTTGTGCCTTCTAGTCAGTAAACAACTGACATCTTAACTAAAGGGCTTGTAATACCTAACTTTGAACATTTGATAGCAAGTTGGGCATGATTGACATCTATGCACCAACTTGAGGGGGAGTGTAGGAAAGGTAGGAAATCTGATCCCATAGGATGAGGAAATTAGAATTTGAATTATTCAATTGTTAGGATAGTTCCAGCTCCTTAATTTTAGGACCCAAGCCTTGTGCTCTATTCTATTTAAAAACTTATGTAATTCTTATTATTCAATAGAATTTAAAAGAGTTTTTCTTCTCTCTATTTTTTCCTTCAGTGATCATACtatatagttttgtattttGATGGAAGTATTTAGAAGAAACCTTTAGCGGCAATGTGCACTCCACAAGTTACTACATGTTCTTGAAATGGTTTTCAGTAGGTTTATCTTTTTGTACTTACAATATGCTCTGCTTGTTTTGCAATCTATTTGACTTATGATGCTTTAGATTTCGATACTCATAATAATTTAGCTTGTGCTACTTGCATTACATCtataaattgctttattaaagaatttaaaagagCAACTTtcctataaaatggaaaatagaACGATACAAAATGATGATGCATAAAACTTCATCTAATGTTACTATTAAAGGACGTTTATAGTaaaattgttctttttattgtttattattttaataaatatttaatttttaatatcgattatttacaattttttgataattttttgcaCAGTACAACATAAAACACCCACATAACATTACAAAATTCCAATATAGTTTCACTATAATTTTGCACAACTaaaatatactaataaaatattcataaacaatttttgaattatattttaatacatatttaatttttaatattatttatttacagtTTTTTAATAGTTTCCTGCATAATGCAACATGACACATAGCATAACACAACCAAATCCAATATAGTTTCAACTTTCAAGATGTTTTTGTGCAACTAAAATATACTAGTAAAAGAGTCATACAAAGATTTCCATATTatagtttaattaaaacttaatttttaatatttttttgtttacagtttttttaataattttttccacgatataatataataaaatacatttcaaaaatagtttttttatgtttttgtataacttaaatatagtaataaaatatttatacagaaatttttgtattatacTTAAAACAAGCAGTCTAAccatatttttaacaaaaatatatacactAATAAGCACACATACAtacaacttataattaaatgaaaaaagagacataaaatattattttttaaataaagaagacaaaatatatatgcttAATCCAacggtaaaactatttaaagtaCCTCTCTAAATCCAAGTTCAATTCGACTTGGGTAGAAAATCCCCTCCCTTAAActggtaataaaaaaaatcattaaaaacaattttaaattattttaaatatatttttagatttttgtaattacaagttcattttataaattaatattttatacttgttatatattaatattctttaaaaatcTTAGAGAATcattcatattatattatattttatatatatatatatatataagtaaatgaaaaaaaattattaaatatttatttttttttaaactaaagaaGGAAGATTCTATGAATAAAAGCGTCTTGCAAtgctaaaaataattactttttgttttagatatGCTTTATTATCCTAACTACTtggttatttaataaattaatttatatgaattttaatttattatatgttttataCTTGTTACATATTGATATTCTTTtaagaaaagttaaaatcatatatataatattttatatgtatacataagtacatgaaaaataaaattaaaaacaagggATGATGCTAATTTGGATAAAAAGCATCCCCAACCTTTAAAAACAAttctttaaaaaagaagaacttttaaacaataatttgtaattattttgtaattgttatatattgatattcttttgaaaattttagagaataatttatattatattttatatgcataaatatttttaattaagagagGTTGCTTTTAAGCACCGTGCAATActtagagcatctccaatgtTTTTTCTATTGGAATCTATGTGgtattgattttgaaaagtgTTCATGCTTATATGGCATTTtcactatttaataaataatgttttaaacaatTTCTCTCCAATTAATTCTATTTAAATTGTCACGGAATGCtaagtgtaattttttattttaaatttatatctaattaaaaaaaccaaaagcccGCGcatgatttctttttcttttaacaaaaatcaataaaaataaataaaatactgacTTAGCATGTCTAACAGAGCTTACAGAAGTAGATAGTattcttcatggtttctatttcttttgttaCTATATCAGCTTGACAGAATTAATGCACAGAACTATtagagataattttttaaaacgctatctatttatctgatgtggtaaaagatttttaaatgcATAGAATCAATGTACAGaaccattggagatgctctcaaaataattattttcaatcagTTGAATATATGTCTATAATATCCTAATTTTtagttcatttaaaaattaattcatagGAATTTAggtaaattaaatatctaaatactttatttaaataaattatatatttaaatatttcatattttataaattgatattcttttaacatttttaaaatataatatattttattttatatatatatatatatatttaagtaaatgaaaagaaaaaaaaaacattggagGAGGATAAAAAAAGCTTCACctaaacatatttaaattaaaatttttaactatttttaatatatttaaatattattctaattactacttaatttaatcaattattttataagaattttaacaaattaaatatttaaatatttcctcATTAATTcgtatattattttttagaaaaaactggaaataataattttatttattaaaaatattaaattaatttaatatagttaaataatatttttaaatattaccaaaactaTAATTGTATtacatttaaacaaataataactattttatataatataaggaCAAAGGTTAAGcccatgttttctatttttaattttcaaaataaaaataaaaatttcttttatttgttttatgaaaacaaaGGATATTTGGCCgataatgtttaaaaataattttcaaaactaaaatatagaaaacatgtttggttaaataattttcaaattgttttttaacagttttcattttttttttcttttcacaaaaaccttatatatgcaacaataaaatatataacaacatatatatatatatatatatatagatattaattcattcacatattaatgaattatatatataatatataaaatatattaaaatataatatacctttttgttttcgttgagcttttttcttgtttccaattattattgattcattgacattataatatatatatatatatatatgtatgtatgtatatagctatatatatatatatatattgattgtatgtatttaatttgtatgtatatatagcttTCTATAACTCTATCTCTCCACTCCATTTATGCCACATCatcaatcaattatttttttagtaattaattattaaagttaattgatattatataataaaataattgttgctaattaggaaattaaattttataagtctAACATAATATCTCCCGTTATAAATATCCATAAAATCTTATATtatcataaaaatcaaattactaatttttacaTATAACTAACATAGTCATGCCACATTACTTGTAAAAGCTGATTTTGATAAGCTACCATAGTTGTTGCTGCTTTGTCTGACAAATCTATGCTATTGTTTGATCCACCTTTACCAGCTTCTTATCACTaatctcttgttcttcttcttcccattatctaaacataatataattttgtgtCCACTTTCGAATGAAATTATGTAATGTATAATAAGCTATAACTATCAAAAGTTGGCTACTTTAtttgtgtcaggacccatctaaaATTCTTTACCAGAATTCTAGACAAGctttgatcccaggaaaactctATTGAaccctccaatagaaaatccggcagcatctcccttaaggattggacttaccataaaattcactgcacataaaacacacttctaataatatgtccttattcctcccaccttactacaatttatttccacaaagTTCAGGACTTCAAAAATTAACAGGGAACCAgtgcaatattatataaaaatttccatacagtatacagagcatcaagggtttacaaataattatag
Proteins encoded in this window:
- the LOC125420347 gene encoding LOW QUALITY PROTEIN: photosystem I P700 chlorophyll a apoprotein A1-like (The sequence of the model RefSeq protein was modified relative to this genomic sequence to represent the inferred CDS: inserted 1 base in 1 codon; substituted 1 base at 1 genomic stop codon), whose product is MYFHGARFSNYEAWLSDPTHIGLSAQVVWPIVGQEILNGDVGGGFQGIQITSGFFQLWRASGITSELQLYCTAIGALVFAGLMLFAGWFHYHKAAPKLAWFQDVESMLNHHLAGLLGLGSLSWTGHQVHVSLPINQFLNAGVDPKEIPLPHEFILNRDLLAQLYPSFAEGATPFFTLNWSKYANFLTFRRGLDPVTGGLWLTDIAHHHLAIAXKIFXWGIGHGIKDILEAHKGPFTGQGHKGLYEILTTSWHAQLSINLSVLGSLTIVIAHHMYSMPPYPYLATDYGTQLSLFTHHMWIGGFLIVGATAHVAIFMVRDYDPTTRYNDLLDRVLRHRDAIISHLNWVCIFLGFHSFGLYIHNDTMSALGCPQDMFSDTAIQLQPVFAQWIQNTHALAPGATAPGSTTSTGLTWGGGDLVAVGGKVALLPIPLGTSGFLVHHIHAFTIHVTVLILLKGVLFARSSRLIPDKANLGFHFPCDGPGRGGTCQVSAWDHVFLGLFWMYNSISVVIFHFSWKMQSNVWGSISDQGVVTHITGGNFAKSSITINGWLRDFLWAQASQVIQSYGSSLSAYGLFFLGAHFVWAFSLMFLFSGRGYWQELIESIVWAHNKLKVAPATQPRALSIVQGRAVEVTHYLLGGIATTWAFFLARIIAVG